The Vicia villosa cultivar HV-30 ecotype Madison, WI unplaced genomic scaffold, Vvil1.0 ctg.000205F_1_1, whole genome shotgun sequence genome has a segment encoding these proteins:
- the LOC131625335 gene encoding albumin-1-like yields the protein MAYAKLSLLPLFLLATLLMFSMKKVEADLCEKFACSRSDPTCGDGCHCVLSKGAEGGRCIKKKHVAKMVEEHPDLCESHADCTRKGSGSFCAYYPKLDLKYGWCFDSNSDAEASFKNFPSSEFLKKPSEVST from the exons ATGGCTTATGCTAAGCTctctcttttgcctcttttcttgCTTGCCACATTAT TGATGTTTTCAATGAAGAAGGTAGAAGCAGATCTTTGTGAGAAATTTGCTTGTTCCAGATCTGACCCGACGTGTGGTGATGGTTGTCATTGTGTACTTTCTAAGGGTGCGGAGGGTGGTAGGTGCATAAAAAAGAAGCATGTTGCTAAGATGGTGGAAGAACATCCAGACTTATGTGAGTCTCATGCAGACTGCACAAGAAAGGGAAGTGGAAGCTTCTGTGCTTATTATCCAAAACTGGATCTTAAGTATGGCTGGTGTTTTGACTCTAACTCTGATGCTGAAGCCTCGTTCAAGAATTTTCCTAGCTCTGAATTCTTGAAGAAGCCGTCAGAAGTTTCCACTTAA